A region of Argentina anserina chromosome 5, drPotAnse1.1, whole genome shotgun sequence DNA encodes the following proteins:
- the LOC126796325 gene encoding uncharacterized protein LOC126796325: MIKLRNFSIPIHPKTSQTLNPFTLFIKHSHFLSSPPLNSPPKTSQPCVAIFWDLQTRPPKSVTPFEAAARLITAASSFGQVRHMIAYATPHAFSSVPQVVGKIRRERNRVVIRDEPNVCRVCGRRFYTKEKLVNHFQVHEREHMKRLSQIESARGSRRVKLVGKYAMKMEKYRNAVRDVMIPKQGNGLVSELKRAGFRVKTASGERCGVVALRDDIVGMMEEKRFECMVLVSDESEFVEVVMEARRRCVRTVAVGGDLGDGVLKRAADSGFLWREVLVGKAKKEAVKVVGKWKDRDVLKRLEWKYEPDEDRRVHCLDDEVEDEEIGSVVGGMKENCLRNDGNRKWWELDSDADADAVS; this comes from the coding sequence ATGATCAAACTTCGCAACTTTTCCATCCCAATTCACCCCAAAACCTCACAAACCTTAAACCCCTTCACTCTCTTCATCAAACATTCTCACTTCCTATCCAGCCCTCCTCTCAATTCACCCCCCAAAACCTCCCAACCCTGCGTCGCAATCTTCTGGGACTTACAAACCAGACCCCCCAAATCCGTCACTCCCTTCGAGGCCGCCGCCCGCCTCATTACAGCCGCTTCTTCCTTCGGCCAAGTCAGGCACATGATCGCCTACGCGACCCCCCACGCGTTCAGCTCTGTTCCTCAGGTTGTGGGGAAGATAAGGAGAGAGAGGAACAGGGTCGTGATACGAGACGAGCCCAACGTTTGTAGGGTCTGTGGGAGGAGGTTTTATACCAAGGAGAAGCTTGTGAACCACTTCCAGGTTCATGAGAGGGAGCACATGAAGAGGCTGAGTCAAATCGAGTCGGCGAGGGGGAGTAGGAGGGTGAAGCTGGTGGGGAAGTATGCAATGAAGATGGAGAAGTATAGGAATGCGGTTAGGGATGTGATGATTCCGAAACAAGGGAATGGTTTGGTGAGTGAGCTGAAGAGGGCGGGGTTTCGGGTGAAGACTGCGAGTGGTGAGAGATGTGGAGTTGTGGCATTGAGAGATGACATCGTGGGGATGATGGAGGAGAAGAGGTTTGAGTGTATGGTGCTTGTTTCGGATGAGAGTGAGTTTGTGGAGGTTGTGATGGAGGCGAGGAGGAGGTGTGTGAGGACTGTTGCTGTGGGGGGTGATTTGGGAGATGGGGTGCTGAAGAGGGCTGCTGACTCGGGGTTTTTGTGGAGGGAGGTTTTGGTGGGGAAGGCTAAGAAGGAGGCAGTTAAGGTTGTGGGGAAGTGGAAGGACCGCGATGTGTTGAAGAGGTTGGAGTGGAAGTATGAGCCTGATGAGGATAGGAGGGTGCATTGCTTAGATGATGAAGTCGAGGATGAGGAGATTGGGAGTGTTGTTGGTGGGATGAAGGAGAATTGTTTGCGGAATGATGGTAACAGAAAATGGTGGGAGCTTGACTCTGATGCTGATGCCGATGCCGTTTCATAG